The DNA window AACCAGCACCGCTATCACTCTAGTCATCAACATGCGTAACCCACAGGTAAATGCAACAAGTTCTCGCTCGTTCCTCTGGGAGTTGTTGAAACACATGAGTAATGACGAAAATGATATGCCATGTTGATGTAGTGACTTCTaccttaaaaacaaataaaaaatgctttgaaaagAGCCTTAAACAAAACTTCTTAAGTATCTAAGGTGGAAATTGCCTttatgacatgtaatgtacatCTAAAGCGCTTACATTCAACATGTATTAAACGCCGAGTTCCTGTAGCCTGAAAAGATTAACTTACCCCTTCAGCAACATGAAGAGGATCTTTTGCTGGGTGGAGATGTATTCTACCGTGGGTGTTCGGCTGCCAATCTGACGTCTCACAATATTACTAAACAGATGAACCACATCCTTTTTcccctgtgaaaaaaaaacacagagcggTGAATGGCAGCACAGTTGCAAATgtcatacaaatatttttttgcttttgaccTTGATGTTCAAATCACGCATGTAGTGGGAGCGACCCTGATCATTTGAGGGATCAATACAGTATTCACAAATGACGTCGGTGCAGAAAGTAGGtgccttttccccccccacctcaaaaTCAATCCTCTGCAGGTTTGCAATGAGAGCAACAAGGAGGTTGGTGTTGTACAGCTCTTGTGCCAGCTGAGCCACAGCTTCGGTTTGAGGCTCCTTGTCACCTGTTCCACTAAGTACCTCCTTCAGTGACGCCAGGTTTTTGGACACCTCCTCTGAGACCTTAATTGTGGAAAAGAGTTATTAACTGTAACTATCTGTTGGAGATGAGAATAAGAGACTGTACGAGACAGTTCAGAGCTgaccttttcacattttttgcTGTCCCCAGCATCCATCTTTTCCATGTAGGCCACATTCTCCTTCAAACTCCGCACTATTTCACCTGGGCTCTTCTGAGACTTCCCAAAAGGAAAAGGCATGACTGGAGGCTGGTAATCCAAGCTGAAAtctctgaagaaacaaaaaacgggTTCCATAAACTATTAAGCTTCCTGTAACGTCTTTGCATCAGGAAATGGCTGAAAAGCTTTCACCTGACGGAAGCCACAGCACAGCTAAGTTGGCTATGTCGCCAGACCGAGAATCGACAGTTAAAAGTTTAACTGTTGAGTTTACAGTGCTGAAGACTGACAGCACACGCAGCTAATTAGCTAACCATGCTAACCTTACGTTAGTTTTCAAAGATAATACGGGGGTACATTAGCGCCTGAGTAAGACTTTCACGGTAGGGTTCCACCTCAGTCATGAGTTCTGCTAAGTTAGCATTAGCCCAAGCAAATAAAACGCCAACTTTCTGAACGAACCAAGGTTCTAACGGAGAAAATGACGGTTACAACGTCAACGTTACAGCATTGTTCAGCAGCAAAGTTGAGCTAGCTTGTGACCTAATTAGCAGTAGCAAGAAACACGAAAACTAGCTAGAGTCCGTCCGCGGGCAGACAGCGAGTAAAGTGACCGTGgaaaacacacgtacacacttcTGACATATTCAGTTAGGGCTGTCAAGACTCACCGAGTGAAGtttggaagaggaaggaggctcGGCGGGTAAAGCTTAGCTAGCGCGCTAGCAAGTTGTCCCCACTTTCTTTTCCACCGTAGCGCTATTACTTTGAAATATCCGTAACGTTATCTGAGATCTTGTGGCTGGAGGTATCTAGCGTATTTCGATCGAAGCTAAAAGTTGCTCAGATGGACGACCTTCATAGCTGTGATGTTTCATATGAATCTCTCTACTCGTGACCGTCTGTCCCCTAACTTGCTAGCTGCCTAGTTGGGAAGAGAGAGTTGCTGGGCTGGCCGGCCTGACAACTTCATTTCCCTGTTCTCTTCTGTTGAAACTCTAGTACTCCCTTCATCCCGGGGACACTGGGCGGGTATGTTTTGCTTTGCAAAAATACTGACACTACAGTTGTCCAATCGCTTTAACCAAATCGAAGTGGTGAAAACGCCCTCTGCGCTCTAGGTACGCATGCTTCAGTAACTACAGATATTTGGTGGGCGGACATATTTAAGAATGCACGGGAAGGCCCTTCAGTCGGACTGCGCTGTGACAGTAACCAAGTGCTCCTAAGTACTCTTCAAAGGAGAAGgcctaaaaatgtttttagaagTTTTGAGAAAGACCTTTCATGATATGTGTGCAGGGACGTCTGTACTTTGTTATGTAATTTATACCAATTGGCATAAGGATAATTAGTATACATTTCCCTTTGAGTTCCTCGCACCAATCATCAATACAAATTCCTCTATGTctaacatatgtggcaataaatggcttctgtttCTGATTGGTGCGATTCTTGAGAATAGCAATGCTTTTCACTTTGAGCTTTTGATTTAGACCTGGCCATGTAGTGCAATGTCAAGTACAATCGAGCTGCAATTTCTGTTCAACTGCCCAAGGCTTTTGATACTATTCATCACAACCCTGTGAAATAAGCTGCTTTGGAAATGGCTTAAGGATGTCTCCCAAGAATCCACAAATGTCCTCTGAtgattattttatataataacttgctttaaaaaatattcaTCAATCATTTTAGTAGTGCAATGTCTAATTTTGGCTATCATCTGTTAAATCTATGGCCAGATTTAACCTTTCATGGGCCACAACTAATGCCCTCACACATTCAAGTACAGATAACCTAAAATGACGAAATAtacagacattttaaatgaatatactataaattaacacattaattAGGGGTTTAACATTAGGCATTACATGGCAAGAACTTAAAAAATTACAGCTCGTCTGATAGGTAGCCCTGAAACCATCTGTTTTTATCCTATTACATCTGCACAAAACATGGCCTGGTTGGATAGTGATCCATCAATAATAAAGCTATTTTGATAAGATATTTCCGTAAAGCACTTTAGTCTCCTTCACACTATAACCTCCTTGGAACACTGCAACGTACGATCGCCAACcagacctttattttgaaaccccCCTCCCGGAAGTACCCCTGCCAGCGGCACTGTAGCTAGCTTGATGCTAGCGCGAAAAGCTCACGATTACTTCTGAAGGACGGAAAGAATCCCAGCCGCTGCtcacaacacttttttttcaccttcccCACCGCCTCAGCGCTTTACATTTGTATCAGCAGGTAAGATGTGAGCTGTGAATTAACGGCTGGACGGCGGCCGCTGAGCAGTCCGGCCTCTTACCGTCCAGGCCGTATTGCTGGCGTACGAGCCGAGCCGCGCTCTGTTCACGGGGAACATCACGTATGGCGCTCTTTGCTTCCAAACGGTTCGACCCCCGCCTGTCATCACAATTTACCAAATTTAAAGGGCAATATTCGCTGTTTTCCAGCAGGAAAATAATGTAGACACAGGAACATGTTTTCCAACCAGCGACATTTGTTTCTCCACATGAAGAGGCCTTGGGGGAGATTCCGGGGCGTTGAGATGTTTGAAATTAAGTTTTCAGTTTCTGCCGAGTTAGTTTCTtagagaaagagacacacacacacccccttcgATTCAAAACTTTGCAAGGGGGGATTTTATGTCACTTTCCCCCCTCCGTGCTCGTCTTGTTCTTCTCGCACATCGACCTCGACGCCGCCGTGGGACACAGGGTTGTGTTACGGGAGGGTTTCTGCGAAGACCCGAGGTGTAAAAACGCGCTATTTGCAGGTGATTTTACCCGCACGgggttgtgtgtctgcacgcGGGCTCCACTGATGTAGCCGCCGCAGTGAAATCCCGGCCTTGCTATCGAGGCTGTGATGGCTCTATCGAGGCGTCGCAGCACAATGCTGCTGTGATATGAAACCGAGATAGTCCATAAACGAATATGCTATTGGGGTTTAAATACAcgattgtattgtttttatttaatacatcCGTTGCGCGTGAAGCGCCTTGTGGACACCAGCACAACATCTCTGCAAATGAGATTTGATCTCATGTTTCTCGTTCTGCGTTGAACAATACAATTCTTGAATAACAATCAATCTCGCATCATGTATGATAAAATGTTGTTTAGAATACAATACACAGGTTTAATAGAAACGCAGCTCAAATGATGCACTGTTAATATTGAAATAATCCCAGCTCATGgtaatgtgcgtgtgtgcatgtgtctgtctgtcatcTCTGCTGATCAGTCATTAGAGACAAATATTGCATATTTCCACGgattaataattataataggATGGTTTCAGGTTGGGCAGACAGGACGTGCTAGCATATTGAAGCAGActgcaaaaatataaaacatgttgCATAATTTGCAGAAAAACTACTAAATGGGAAGGTGGGTGTTTGGATGTAATTAGAAAAGCCCCCTTTGAGGGAGGTAAACTTaattttctctgatttccatAATTCTATATCCTGTTTGGTCTGATTTATTCCCTGAAGGACTATTGGTAAATACACAGGACCTCACAAAATTCTGAGATTGGTCAGAAGTTTTACCAGACAGACTTTGGATTTTGGTAGTCGCACTTCAAACCAGCAGAAACTCTTCATAGACCAGTGGACCAAAATCAACTGGGACCAGAAGTTGACTAAGCATCAAGCTGTGGTTAGGAGTGCTAACTCCGAGTAGGAGTTTAGTACTTATAATGGCTTCTTTAGGGTTTAATTATTTGACCATACACAAATTTAGCCTCGACAAACCCGGATTTTCTCAAAAACAGGTTACTAATCTACGAGGTATGTTTTGGTAACGTTAATCCCTGGTTATAAACACATAATAATTGAACAAACCACTCAGAACTCTTATCTTGTTACTTCATTCACTCTCATCCCCATTGCAAAGGACCCTGGGCATCACCAATATATTCTATTCATTTCAAAGTTTCATGGCATCCAGTTTGAATCAGGTGTGAGCTCTGATTATTACGAGTGCATTCAGGTACATGAAAGCTGTTATACTGAATCTTAAAGGACACAAGCAGGCAGTGTTACTGTATGACTGAGCGCGTTTAACAATTGCTTCAACTACTTTTGATAATAACCACAAAAGGATCTACCAGTCTGTGTAATATGGAGTTATGTTGTTGTTCACACtgtcatatcttttttttttttcatcagagaCTTTGCCCACCAGAAAAAAGGCCTTTTGTCATGTCGGGACAgaagagaggagctgcagcgcgGCTCCTTAAATGTTCCTTCTGCAGAACCAACCGGGACAAGGAGTGTgggcagctgctgctgtcggACAGCCAGAAGGTGGCAGCCCACCACAAGTGCATGGTGAGGAGAGCACTCTGCTCTCAACGCGTGTAGCCTGTGATCCTTCTAGTCTACACCAAGGCATGCCTACATTGTAAACTttggattgtgtgtttttttttgtggctgttGTGTCACTTTTGTTAAGCCTACAAAAGGTCGGCATTTCATGAAGAAGTTATTTATTTCCTCCAAATGTCTGTCTTTGGTCCCACGGGTGATCCTGACTTCCATGTTGAGAAAACACTAATTTACTGTTTACATTTGGCGAGGATTACATTGTAATTACACTGTGAGATCAGTTAGGATGCTGCTTAAACCCACTTGACATCGGTGGGGAAATTGGAGCATCAGCAGTGGTCATAGGCAAAATTAAATTGCAGATATTGCACTTCTCATCCTCATAATAAAAGACTGCACAAACCAATTGACATTTTTCTGTTAATAAATGTCCCATGCAGCTTTTCTCCTCTGCCCTGGTCACATCTCACTCAGACAGCGAAAACATCGGGGGATTTTGCATTGAGGATGTGAAAAAAGAGATCAAGAGGGGAAATAAATTGGTAAGTGGCCCTCTCCATTAGAATGCATCATGTGGAAATCATAAATCTATTCAAATTGATATGACTCGTCAATGTTATAGCTTGACTTGTCCCTGTGAACATATGAGCATGTGCAGCAGGTTTTTTATTGAGCTAATGAGGATGCTGGCTTCGTAGATGAGTGGATGGACACACAACACATGTGTGCATTTACAGACAAGGTGTTGTTGCTAGCTAGTAGCATTACAGCAGACCCCTCATGAATTATCTCATTTAGGGATATATTTGGGGAACATTCTAGGGAAGCTTCTTCCCTCTGATGCGGTCTAGAACAATACTGTTCTTAAGCATGTTTTGCAGGAACAAGTTGAGGCTCATTCCTCAATCGGAAGAACTATCAGACTCTTAATAGTTTCTCTAATATTTAGAGGAGGACAAGCTGCACTTTTAATTTTTCTAGCTGAAATACAATTTAATCTAATTGGCAGCATGTCTAATTTGATATGAATGAATATCACTGTCACACTTTATACTTGAGCTACATTATCGCAGTCGTTCTGGTTCACACCCTATTATATGAACACAATTGTGTACCAGAATACCCCCATATTTACAGGTGCAgtgttttatatatacacatatctcAAAGCGTTATGTGgactatgtatttatttttatggacATGTAGTTTTTAAATCTTAAAGTTTACTTTGAAGATTTACATTATTCTTTGACAAAGCACATTACTGGTTTCCCTGCTATTTACAATGAGCATTTAAAGATTGTGGAAGTGTGTGCacatggctttttctttttttattctttctttttctgtttccttcCCCCTCAGATGTGTTCCTCGTGCCACCGGCCAGGCGCCACCATCGGCTGTGATGTGAAGACGTGCCGGAGGACGTATCACTATTACTGCGCTTTGAAGGACAAAGCTCAGGTCAAAGAGAATCCCTCACAGGGGATTTACCTGTAAGTCACTTTGCCGTTGCTGCCGCACAGAGCGTTGTTCTTTGTTCCAGTTCCATGGGATTGAAATACTTTTCTTCTGCCCCCAAACATAGTGTTTACTGTCGCAAACACCGGGATGCCTCTCAGGATGGCATTCAAGGTAAAGTATGGGCATCTGTTACATTATTAGGCTGCATGGGGGACTGGATTCATCCGTCATTGGATATCAGATTCTCACGCAGCAATCAACAGTCAGTTTTGTGCTTTGTCGCGTAGTCCGACGAAGGTCTTGATGCGTCATTCATCGCTAAACTCTCATTTGGAACAATACTCGCTGGTTCCTTTCTCGGCCCTTTTGTGAacagaaacgttttttttcccttttttgtcgTTAGATGAAGAGGGAGTCGTGGCCAGTGAGTCCGAGTCGTCGTCGCCCCCACAAAGCCGGGGAAGAGGGAGGTTTGAGAAGGGCCGAGCCAAAGTTGGATCTCGTGGCCAATCGGAGGACACCCGCTCCACTTCCTCGCAGGCCGCGGACGAGGAGAGCTCCTCCCACGTAAGGCGGCGGAGTCTGATTGAGTGAAATATTCTGTCGGGCCGCGCGCGGCACCCGGTCTTTGTGAGTGTCGTTGTCCGTGTGTTCCAGCGGGACCGCTCCCCTCTGAGGGCCAACGTGGGAGACGGCGGCCAGCGTTGTGGCTTCTGTCACGCTGGCGAGGAGGAGAACGAGACGAGGGGCATGCTGCACACAGACAACTCCAAAAAAGTGGCTGCGCACTACAGGTGCATGGTAAGCATGTTGCGcacgcgtggggggggggcattaaataCGACGTATGTACATCAATAGTGTTGCCACTTTAACTCTCTCAAATGTGATCCCTTCCCAGCTTTTTTCCTCGGGGACAGTTCAGCTGACCACGACGTCACGCGCTGAATTTGGAAACTTTGACGTGAAAACGGTCATCCAGGAaatcaaaaggggaaaaagaatGGTGGGATGATATCATTTTTCTGCGATActctctgacaaaaaaaaatggacttGCTTAACGTTTTTGACAAataaaattgttgtttttccagAAATGCACACTGTGCACTCAGTTGGGTGCTACCATCGGGTGTGAAATCAAGGCGTGCGTGAAGACCTACCACTACCACTGTGGCCTGCAGGACAAAGCCAAGTACATTGAAAACATGGCGCGTGGCATCTACAAGTGAGCACAACTACTTCATAGGGAGATTTTCTCACTATACGTTTGTCAGGCTTAAGTTAGTCCTTGTAGGCTCTTGATGTAAAGGATGTTCATCAAATTGTTTTGTTCCTACACATCTGAAAacgataataataaaatgtaactttaacctGAAGACTACTTTAGtcatggtcccccccccctgattaaTGACATTTAGAGACTACTTTTGTCAATggaattgtcctttttagtcGAGCATTGAGGTCTGATAAACATGTTGGATGCATTCTCTTCctcattaaacattttcaaagacatattttttttttttaattttgcaaaTTGTTCATGGTTTCCCTTTACATTCACTAACTTCCGGCTTGAATAGACCAACGTTTGTCGTGTCCGTTTGTCCATCAGGGGAATATTGTGAAACTAGAAGTAGAAATGTGTATCACCTTTTAACTCTTAATTTAACCCACATCAGATCACATTTTGCATTGAACTAATAATGGCTATAGTAAGATtatacttctgtttttttttttaagactatACTGCAAGAACCACAGTGGCAACGAGGAGAGGGATGAAGAAGACGAGGAGCGGGAGAATCGCAGCAGACAGAGAGCggcaaacaacaacagcggAGACACACCTGCAACGCAAGTCAACGGCAACTAGGTGGGTCGGTCGCTGCCGCACGCACAAAAGggttgagaaaaaaaccctcaaaatTGTCCACTATTTATGTCAAACAGGAACACTGTGGTCAGTGTTTTCCCACAGAAGCAATATCAACCGCAATATAGTTTTACTTTCTAATAGGCACTAGTGTCAGTATTATTGTTAATATGCTTAATATTTAtgaacctttttattattttattcacattatcttgttttaattaataatgttGGAATTTACTTTCTCTATTGTTGTTGAATTTGAGTTTTGATTATATATATCTTACACTTGCACTGCTATTCTATTTTGCATTAGTAACAGTATTACTTATTTTAACTTGATTCTTCATTGATGCTCATATTTTAGATCcattgtttttactttattctTCTCTTGCAATCTTTGGTCaatgattttttgggggggattattTAAGTTCTATGTCATTACTTGTTACTAAGCAGCGTTTTAACATTGATGCCGCTCTTACAGGTACTCTGGTGGACGTGGGGAGAAACCAGAAGCAACTCCAAGACAAGGGACAGATACTTCTTTTTATACCAAATCCTAACCCGCCCCCATAAGTCCTTTTTCTACGCGTTTTCTCCTCAGTAAAGGAACACAATGTCCCGTGTCAACCAGATGTCGTGTACGTGTGTAAAACCCTGATTTGGCTCAACCGTGTGGGCCGCTTACAAGCCGGCGGTGCTTCCAGAGCACCGACTGCTGCAGGATCACCCAGAGCCACGCTGCTCTTTCCCAGGAGTCAGCGACCAGCTCAATTTCAAATACATGTACTGTTTCCGCGAATAAAAGCTGATGGGACTGATCTTTTGATTGTCAATCACtgcctgcgcccccccccctcttgcagATTACATGACACACACTTGCTGAAACAGATGCATTCTGGATCTTCTTTTGCTTCTCAAAGACTCCATTTTAAGCGGGGTCGGTTTACTAGTCTCTCTATCAAGTGGTGCAGTTTGCATACCTGTTTCTGTAATCACGTCTTATGAATACTCATGTTAGCCTTTCTTTCTTGATATGTCATATTTTGCTACGGTATTATCATGAGTCATTTTTGGAAATATCTGGATTTCGGTCACCGTTACAAGTTTCGCCGGCATGCACTTGAATTATCCTTCACTGTTCAAGGTGGCATTTTTAAATTTAGCGACAAAAGTAGAATTCTTTAGAAGAGATGGCCTGACTTTGTTTGATGTACTGTTACCTGTATCGCTACAAATGTACCCATGAATGattggaaatagaaaaatatttttattttacacatttactgagtgattctttttttctgaaagtaTGTCCGCGGGCTCTGgaaacacagcgggacccatgATGATGTGAACTGCTTTGCACTGAGGGAAATGATCAGGAATGTGTCAAATTCATCAGTTAAATAGCAAGTTCATTTATAGTTGACAAATATGGATTCAATTCAAAGTTTCCATTTCTCCATCTACAATGATAATGGAAATGAAACTCAACCTCCCAGTCTTCAGAGCAGATGTTTTGACCTATTCTGCACATTTTAGAATGCTCTCTGTCAAGATTGTTTAATGCCGTCTTTGAGTTAATGTATTCTCATTCCTCTGATCTGAACATTTAGATCCATTTCCAAGCTCCAACTTACACTCAAGCCTTCTTGACTTAGTTCTTGCTGTCAGCTGATGGTGACTCTGATTCCATTTGTGTTCTCCAGTGCAGCATTTGATACTGACCATAATACCATCTGGAACCTAGGTGCTCCTCAACGGTTTGGGATCTTATCATATAAAAACATATACGTATGCTCGAACACACAACTGGGCGGGCCTGgcccatgaggggggggggctcccgcGTCACTATGCACGCTGCAGCGGAGCTACATTAGAGGCGGAAGAGGACAGAATCCCCCAGGAACCGCGGAGCGAGACCTCCACGCGTGTGCTGTTGCCAGGAAGCTCGCTCGTGTGCGGAGCCAAACTTTAAAGAGCCATTTGTCTCCCCTCTGTTTGAAGACTGCATTCCACTGAATGGCGGCGACTGACGCGGATATGGCGACGGCGCCTTCTAGCCCCTGTATCGTGgtaagcgcccccccccgcccccaagccccctcaaaaataaagaaacgcAGAACGCATGAGATATGGAAGGTGGTCACGGTAATGTAGCAGCACTAGCGTTAAATACCTCCAGTAATGAATAAACACGCTGTGCGAGGCTGTGGTCGCTGAAGGTGCTTCacctagctagcttagctttgGGAACACGTTTTAGCCGAAGCTACGTTACTGTATTTCAACGTGGCCACGGTGACGTCACTAAACCGCGAAAGGTTATGATGTGCGCAACCTTTTTGGTTTCAAAATATAATAGCGAGTTGGCGCATAACGTCAAAACGTGACCTTTAAAATCGATGTAATTTCCTTACAACAAATTGATTTTCTCATACGTAAGTATGTTTGAAAACCTGCCAAACAAATGTGAATAAAGACGGTGAAATCAGAGCTAAGATAGGtgtgacatttaaatgaacTCTACAATACACACGTACATAAAGTGGACCAGCCACAATGACCTCTATGAGAGTTGGAAGCAAGCTCTGCTCTACACAACATTTCCAGCATTTGAAGTGCAGGTTTGTTATGTCATGGTAGCAAAGCCTAACGTGGCACCAAAATGGAGTAGAAGTTCCTTTTAATCGAGTGTAACATTTGAAAGGAAATAAGCTGGGCAGTGTTGTGAAACATTCACTCTGCTTGCACAGAGTTCAAAGAGAGTTATTCAGTGTTAGTGTTTGTCTTTACGACTTTCCTCACTCAATGACATAAATCGCCTGTGTGTAACAGTGGGGAAATGCGCCTTAACACCATGTTTCCACAAGGACATCTGCTCCGTATCGGCTGTCATTTTAGAGTTAAGCCGGTGTAGCCCAAACAAATGGGCACGTCTATTGTTTTTCAAATGCTCTATCTTAGTTAAGTTATCAGAGGACGGGCGCTTTGTGGTGACAATTTGTTGGCTTTGGGGAATCCAAACTGCAACAGTATGAATACTGTGAGTTGCGCCTTGTCCCTCCCACCATTCCCACAGTACTTGGAGTTCTACGCCAGCTTCTCAGCTGTCACATGATATCAGTTATGTTGTCTGGGTTCATGAGGCATTCGATTTTGAGAATCTACGGTTAGTATTACACACAACTGACCACTGTCTGTTGCTCCACAAAATGTACAGAATCAAGTATTGTTCTCAGAGTGTGTGCGCTTTgtggcagagagaaaaaaatgtataatgagCGAGTCAGTGGAAAAATAAGACCACTAttcacctcctccccttctGCTGCCTGTATCCGTGTTTTTATCCTTTTCTGTCGTGTATTATTTCAGATCAGTGACGATGAGCAAGGGTACGACCTGGACCTTTTCTGCATCCCAAAGCACTATGCCACTGACCTGGACCGAGTCTACATCCCACACGGACTCATCATGGACAGGTCAGATATTTTTGCAGCCTGTGGTGGGATAGTAAAACTGTGAGAAATTGCCCAGGTCAGCTAAAAAGAGCGTGAAATGCTACAAATACATTGACATAATCATGTTTATATTTTGACTGTCTTTCCTGGTTGTAAATGCTACATTGCAATAAAGTGATGTAATGTTCTGAACTGACCAGACTGTTCCTGCTGTTTTGTGAATTGCCTTTACCCACTTAGTCAATATATTCACAATAGGGTTTTGTAGAAGCACAAATCAAATGGAGGTATCTGGTGAAGAATATCTGCATACCGCCGGGTACTGACATGTTGTCTGAATGATTTGTTGACAACCCACTATTATAACTGATCATAGTTTTTTTCCAGTCATTTGAAAAGATCCTGCCAATACGTTTGTACTGTGgtggaaacattttatttttatactaTTAATGGTAATTACTGCTTAGTGTAGCTACAAACTGAGCTgaccatctcccccccccctttcccacgTGACCCAGGACAGAGAGACTGGCCAGAGAGATCATGAAGGAAATGGGGGGGCACCACATTGTGGCCCTCTGTGTGCTCAAAGGAGGCTACAAGTTCTTTGCAGACCTCCTTGACTACATCAAGGCTCTGAACAGGAACAGTGACCGCTCCATCCCAATGACGGTGGACTTCATCCGCCTCAAGAGCTACTGTGTAAATACATCagtatttatttctttgtgttttgaaattctgctttttaaagaaatagatttttttagaAACATGCATTTCGTGGAGTTTAGCCTCCTCTCCCATTTTATAGATATCTCGAGTAGCAACCCGAGGATGCACCTCCACGAAGGCGATAGTAAGACTTTCAGCCAGAAAGTGTAGCAATGTGACCGCAAAGACAGGAAAGACAAAGAAGACAACCAGGGAGGTAGACAATGCATAaagattgtaaaaaaacatcacatttagctgactctttaatccaaagcgaggGAGACGCCCCCGAGAGTCATTGTTTCCGTGCTGCGCGTGTTTCAGCAGCACCTCGTGGTCCTCAGTCTGAGACCGCGCCCACATGGGAAACAGGAAGGCAATACGGTTTCATACTATTGGCTCAGCTTGGTTAGGTTCCTTCTTTTGTTTAAGAGCATCTATGtgctatttttttaataacctGGTTTCTATACCAATGTAGTGCGGATATGAACAAAAATTCCACACTCCATTTAAACCATTGCAG is part of the Pungitius pungitius chromosome 2, fPunPun2.1, whole genome shotgun sequence genome and encodes:
- the phf6 gene encoding PHD finger protein 6 isoform X1 — its product is MSGQKRGAAARLLKCSFCRTNRDKECGQLLLSDSQKVAAHHKCMLFSSALVTSHSDSENIGGFCIEDVKKEIKRGNKLMCSSCHRPGATIGCDVKTCRRTYHYYCALKDKAQVKENPSQGIYLVYCRKHRDASQDGIQDEEGVVASESESSSPPQSRGRGRFEKGRAKVGSRGQSEDTRSTSSQAADEESSSHRDRSPLRANVGDGGQRCGFCHAGEEENETRGMLHTDNSKKVAAHYRCMLFSSGTVQLTTTSRAEFGNFDVKTVIQEIKRGKRMKCTLCTQLGATIGCEIKACVKTYHYHCGLQDKAKYIENMARGIYKLYCKNHSGNEERDEEDEERENRSRQRAANNNSGDTPATQVNGN
- the phf6 gene encoding PHD finger protein 6 isoform X2, which gives rise to MFLLQNQPGQGVWAAAAVGQPEGGSPPQVHDSENIGGFCIEDVKKEIKRGNKLMCSSCHRPGATIGCDVKTCRRTYHYYCALKDKAQVKENPSQGIYLVYCRKHRDASQDGIQDEEGVVASESESSSPPQSRGRGRFEKGRAKVGSRGQSEDTRSTSSQAADEESSSHRDRSPLRANVGDGGQRCGFCHAGEEENETRGMLHTDNSKKVAAHYRCMLFSSGTVQLTTTSRAEFGNFDVKTVIQEIKRGKRMKCTLCTQLGATIGCEIKACVKTYHYHCGLQDKAKYIENMARGIYKLYCKNHSGNEERDEEDEERENRSRQRAANNNSGDTPATQVNGN
- the hprt1 gene encoding hypoxanthine-guanine phosphoribosyltransferase — translated: MAATDADMATAPSSPCIVISDDEQGYDLDLFCIPKHYATDLDRVYIPHGLIMDRTERLAREIMKEMGGHHIVALCVLKGGYKFFADLLDYIKALNRNSDRSIPMTVDFIRLKSYCNDQSTGEIKVIGGDDLCTLTGKNVLIVEDIIDTGKTMQTLLELLKQFNPKMVKVASLLVKRTPRSVGYRPDYVGFEVPDKFVVGYALDYNEYFRDLNHICVISESGMEKYKA